A portion of the Flavobacterium limnophilum genome contains these proteins:
- a CDS encoding TetR/AcrR family transcriptional regulator produces MKDKIIAKATDLFLKLGFKSVTMDDIAGEMCISKKTIYKYFCNKEILIQESTSMVHKEVHQIIDGIVAKNHNAIEENFEIRKMFKEMFKAGDTSPVYQLKKHYPEIYNAVMAREITECNIVFKQNIEKGIQQGLYRKNTPVDAYVEFYYTLIFSINGNISSEIEAHLLELQALEYHTRAMATPEGIIELEKQLNNYHL; encoded by the coding sequence ATGAAAGATAAAATTATAGCAAAAGCAACCGATTTGTTCTTGAAACTGGGCTTTAAGAGTGTCACCATGGATGATATTGCCGGCGAAATGTGCATTTCCAAGAAAACCATTTACAAATATTTTTGCAACAAGGAAATTCTTATTCAAGAATCAACATCAATGGTCCACAAAGAAGTACATCAAATCATTGACGGTATTGTAGCCAAAAACCATAATGCCATCGAGGAAAATTTCGAGATTCGAAAAATGTTCAAAGAAATGTTTAAAGCGGGTGACACCTCTCCGGTTTATCAATTAAAAAAACATTATCCCGAAATTTATAATGCGGTAATGGCTCGAGAAATAACGGAATGTAATATCGTCTTTAAACAAAACATCGAAAAAGGAATTCAACAAGGATTGTACCGGAAAAACACACCTGTAGATGCTTATGTAGAATTTTATTACACCTTGATTTTCAGCATTAATGGAAATATTAGTTCTGAAATTGAAGCACATTTACTAGAATTACAAGCCTTGGAATACCATACCAGGGCAATGGCAACTCCAGAAGGAATCATCGAACTAGAAAAACAATTAAACAACTATCATCTATAA
- a CDS encoding TolC family protein yields MKKLFLIPIFVFALTAKAQEQKKYNYSLEQAIAHAMTNNYSAINAGRDIDASKEKKWETTAAGLPQINAGVDYTNNFVLQKSVVPAEFFGGNPGEYAEVAFGTKHNMIARATLSQLIFDGSYIVALQASKTYLKYYQNAKQKTDIEIKEAVINSYGNVLLAEESIAILEKNKATLQKTLSDTKATFTNGLIEEESVEQLEITLTSINSTLNYNKRLSDVAYKMLKMTLGMDINDDLKLTDKLDNLTVSNLDLAFSQNGFSVSENVNYQMAMNFQEQRELELKLQKSKALPSLSANVNYGATAFKDEFQFFTQNQNWFNYSNMGVSLNVPIFSSLARSSRTQQAKIALDQAKTQLTETEQKLKLQYAAAKSDYEFSIEEYATAKSNLALSERIEKKQQIKFTEGLSSSFDFNDAQRQLYTAQQKYLQSMVDVINKKAALEKIINKQ; encoded by the coding sequence ATGAAAAAACTATTTTTAATTCCCATATTCGTTTTTGCCCTGACGGCAAAAGCGCAAGAACAGAAAAAATATAATTATAGCTTGGAGCAAGCCATTGCCCACGCCATGACCAATAATTATTCGGCCATAAATGCCGGAAGAGACATTGACGCTTCCAAAGAAAAAAAATGGGAAACTACCGCAGCGGGTTTGCCACAAATCAATGCTGGCGTAGATTATACCAACAACTTCGTTTTGCAAAAATCAGTCGTTCCTGCCGAATTTTTTGGAGGAAACCCCGGAGAATACGCCGAAGTTGCCTTTGGAACCAAGCACAATATGATAGCACGCGCCACTTTGAGCCAATTAATCTTTGACGGTTCCTATATCGTGGCTTTGCAGGCTTCGAAAACCTATTTGAAATACTATCAAAATGCCAAACAAAAAACCGACATCGAAATCAAGGAAGCCGTGATTAACTCCTACGGAAATGTGTTGTTGGCCGAAGAAAGCATTGCCATTCTGGAAAAAAACAAGGCAACCTTGCAGAAAACCTTGTCCGACACTAAAGCAACTTTCACGAATGGTTTGATTGAAGAAGAAAGCGTGGAGCAACTGGAAATCACGTTAACTTCCATAAATAGTACTTTAAATTACAATAAAAGACTTTCAGACGTGGCCTATAAAATGCTGAAAATGACGCTGGGAATGGACATCAACGATGATTTGAAATTAACGGACAAACTAGACAATTTGACTGTTTCCAATTTAGATTTGGCTTTTTCCCAAAACGGATTTTCGGTTTCAGAAAACGTGAATTATCAAATGGCCATGAATTTTCAAGAGCAAAGAGAATTAGAATTGAAATTGCAAAAAAGCAAAGCCCTGCCGTCCTTATCCGCAAACGTAAATTATGGCGCCACCGCTTTCAAGGACGAATTTCAGTTTTTTACCCAAAATCAAAATTGGTTCAATTATTCGAATATGGGTGTCAGTTTGAATGTGCCAATATTCAGCAGTTTGGCCAGAAGTTCCAGAACCCAACAAGCCAAAATCGCTTTGGATCAAGCCAAAACGCAATTGACGGAAACGGAACAAAAATTGAAATTGCAATATGCCGCAGCCAAAAGCGATTACGAATTCAGCATCGAAGAATATGCCACGGCAAAATCCAATTTGGCACTTTCGGAAAGAATCGAGAAAAAGCAACAAATAAAATTCACGGAAGGATTGTCTTCCAGTTTTGATTTTAATGATGCCCAAAGACAATTGTACACTGCCCAACAAAAATACCTGCAATCGATGGTGGACGTCATCAACAAAAAAGCAGCCTTGGAAAAAATAATCAACAAACAATAA
- a CDS encoding YceI family protein, whose translation MATKWTIDSDQSDVLIQMKDSTITYLGGETNHFDGFVSLDEDEIEDASVEFSLDSKTFSSKKRDAALQNKNNAESTKKPLIRFKSTSFQKIKNNINFLKGYLTIKDVTKMVELDAEFIGINNYNGSKKAAFEIKGDINRNDFGLDKNFNNSKEKFGLGKNLKLVANLEFSI comes from the coding sequence ATGGCAACTAAATGGACTATTGACTCAGACCAATCGGATGTGTTAATCCAAATGAAAGATTCGACAATTACTTATTTGGGTGGCGAAACCAATCATTTTGACGGTTTTGTTTCCCTTGATGAAGACGAAATTGAAGATGCATCGGTAGAATTTTCATTGGACAGCAAAACTTTTTCATCCAAAAAAAGAGATGCGGCATTGCAAAACAAAAACAATGCTGAATCGACCAAAAAACCACTTATTCGATTCAAATCGACTTCGTTTCAAAAAATCAAGAACAACATCAATTTCTTGAAAGGCTATTTGACCATAAAAGATGTTACGAAAATGGTCGAACTTGATGCGGAATTCATCGGAATCAACAATTACAATGGCTCTAAAAAAGCGGCTTTCGAAATAAAAGGCGACATCAACCGAAATGATTTTGGATTGGACAAAAATTTCAACAATTCGAAAGAAAAATTTGGATTGGGGAAAAACCTGAAACTAGTCGCCAATCTGGAATTTTCGATTTAA
- a CDS encoding 2-oxoglutarate dehydrogenase E1 component, which yields MDRFSFLNAAHTEFFAQLYDQYLENPDSVEPSWRSFFQGFDFGMTTYNGEVSAVPATPVAQVTSVPSSSSDSAAVSEKLYKEFNVFKLINAYRTRGHLFTRTNPVHKRRTYSPTLDLENFGLSKSDLSTVFDAARIIKIEPCSLAEILGHLDKIYCQSIGVEYMYMRNPNNIEWIQNKIGHNDNQPNFTTDEKKAILNKLSQAVSFENFLHTKYVGQKRFSLEGGESIIPALDALIEKAAEKGVEHFVMGMAHRGRLNVLANIFGKSTQDIFSEFDGKDYNDQEHFDGDVKYHLGLSAEKTTNSGKTININLAPNPSHLETVGAVIEGITRAKQDKYFPNDFSKVLPIAVHGDAAIAGQGLLYEIIQMSQLDGYKTGGTIHVVINNQVGFTTNYLDARSSTYCTDVAKVTLSPVLHVNADDAEAVVHAMSFALDFRMEFGRDVFIDLLGYRKYGHNEGDEPRFTQPILYKIIAKHKNPRDIYAEKLVAEGVIDNAYVKALETEYKSGLEVNLEESRKKELTIITPFMQNEWQGFESAGISQMLAKVDTTYPKEGLTAVANAICNLPEDKKFISKIQKLINDRKTMFFETNKLDWGMAEHLAYGSLLREGFDVRISGQDVERGTFSHRHAVVKVEDSEEEVVLINSLEGKKGKFNAFNSLLSEYGVLGFDYGYALANPNALTIWEAQFGDFSNGAQIMIDQYISCGEDKWNNQNGIVMLLPHGYEGQGAEHSSGRMERFLQLCARQNMYVADCTTPANFFHLLRRQMKLKFRKPLVVFTPKSLLRDPRVVSSIEELENGSFQETIDDDAVNKADVKTLVFCTGKFYYDITAEREINGRKDVAVVRIEQLFPLPVDQLKEIIAKYPNADDYVWAQEEPKNMGAYGYMLMNFDFIKWRLASLRVSSASASGSYTRSKNRHAKAIKMVFDKDLVR from the coding sequence ATGGATAGGTTTTCATTCTTAAATGCGGCACATACCGAATTTTTCGCACAATTATATGATCAATATTTAGAAAATCCAGACAGCGTAGAACCTAGTTGGAGAAGTTTTTTTCAAGGTTTCGACTTTGGAATGACAACTTACAATGGAGAAGTTTCGGCTGTTCCAGCAACTCCAGTGGCACAAGTAACCAGTGTGCCATCCAGTTCGAGCGACAGTGCGGCTGTTTCTGAAAAACTTTATAAAGAGTTCAACGTGTTTAAGTTGATTAATGCCTACAGAACACGTGGTCATTTGTTTACGAGAACGAATCCAGTTCACAAAAGAAGAACGTATTCGCCAACATTGGATCTTGAGAATTTTGGACTTTCAAAATCAGATTTGTCAACCGTTTTTGATGCTGCAAGAATCATCAAGATTGAACCTTGTAGTTTAGCCGAAATCTTGGGTCATTTAGACAAGATTTATTGCCAATCTATAGGTGTGGAGTATATGTACATGCGAAATCCAAACAATATTGAATGGATTCAAAATAAAATAGGACACAACGACAATCAACCTAATTTTACGACAGACGAAAAGAAAGCCATTTTAAACAAATTGAGCCAAGCGGTTTCATTCGAAAATTTCTTGCATACCAAATATGTGGGTCAAAAACGATTTTCGCTAGAAGGTGGGGAATCGATTATTCCGGCATTGGACGCCTTGATTGAAAAAGCGGCAGAAAAAGGAGTGGAACATTTCGTGATGGGAATGGCGCACCGTGGTCGTTTGAATGTTTTGGCCAATATTTTCGGGAAATCTACCCAAGATATTTTTAGCGAATTTGACGGTAAAGATTACAACGATCAAGAACATTTTGACGGTGACGTAAAATACCATTTAGGATTAAGTGCTGAAAAAACAACAAATTCAGGAAAAACCATCAATATCAATTTGGCACCAAATCCTTCACATTTGGAGACTGTTGGAGCCGTAATTGAAGGAATCACCAGAGCCAAGCAAGACAAATATTTTCCAAACGATTTTTCAAAAGTATTGCCAATTGCCGTTCACGGTGATGCCGCGATTGCAGGTCAAGGACTTTTGTATGAAATCATTCAAATGTCTCAATTGGATGGATACAAAACCGGCGGGACAATTCACGTTGTCATCAACAACCAAGTGGGTTTCACGACCAATTATCTGGATGCCCGTTCCTCAACTTATTGTACCGATGTTGCCAAAGTAACCCTTTCGCCAGTATTGCACGTAAATGCAGACGATGCCGAAGCCGTGGTACACGCCATGTCGTTTGCCTTGGATTTCAGGATGGAATTTGGTCGCGACGTATTTATCGATTTGTTGGGCTATAGAAAATATGGACACAACGAAGGTGACGAACCTCGATTTACACAACCCATATTATATAAAATCATTGCCAAGCATAAAAATCCTAGAGATATTTATGCCGAAAAATTAGTGGCAGAAGGAGTTATAGACAATGCTTATGTAAAAGCGTTGGAAACAGAATATAAATCAGGACTGGAAGTAAACCTGGAAGAATCCCGTAAAAAAGAATTGACCATCATTACGCCATTTATGCAAAATGAATGGCAAGGTTTTGAAAGCGCAGGGATTTCTCAAATGCTTGCAAAAGTAGATACCACTTATCCAAAAGAAGGACTTACGGCTGTGGCCAATGCCATTTGTAATTTGCCGGAGGATAAAAAATTCATCAGCAAAATCCAAAAATTAATCAACGACAGAAAAACAATGTTTTTCGAAACCAATAAATTAGATTGGGGTATGGCCGAACATTTGGCTTACGGATCGTTATTGAGAGAAGGTTTTGATGTTCGTATTTCTGGACAAGACGTGGAAAGAGGTACTTTTTCGCACCGTCATGCCGTTGTAAAAGTGGAAGACTCGGAAGAGGAAGTGGTATTAATCAACAGTTTGGAAGGTAAAAAAGGAAAATTCAATGCCTTTAATTCCCTGTTGTCAGAGTATGGAGTTTTAGGTTTTGATTATGGTTATGCTTTAGCAAATCCTAATGCCTTGACCATTTGGGAAGCACAGTTTGGTGATTTCTCGAACGGTGCCCAAATTATGATTGACCAATATATTTCTTGTGGAGAAGACAAATGGAATAATCAAAACGGAATTGTCATGTTGTTGCCTCACGGATATGAAGGGCAAGGAGCAGAGCATTCCTCAGGAAGAATGGAACGTTTCTTGCAACTTTGTGCCAGACAAAATATGTATGTTGCCGATTGTACAACACCGGCCAACTTTTTCCACTTGTTGCGAAGACAAATGAAATTGAAATTCCGTAAACCACTTGTTGTGTTCACACCAAAAAGTTTGCTTCGTGATCCAAGAGTAGTTTCCAGCATCGAAGAATTAGAAAATGGTTCTTTCCAAGAAACTATTGATGACGATGCAGTAAATAAAGCGGATGTTAAAACCTTGGTTTTTTGTACCGGAAAATTCTATTACGACATCACTGCCGAAAGAGAAATCAACGGACGAAAAGACGTGGCGGTTGTTAGAATCGAACAATTGTTTCCTTTGCCGGTAGATCAATTAAAAGAAATCATAGCAAAATATCCAAATGCCGACGATTATGTTTGGGCGCAAGAAGAGCCTAAAAATATGGGAGCTTACGGGTATATGTTGATGAATTTCGATTTTATAAAATGGAGATTGGCCTCCTTGAGAGTGTCGTCAGCATCTGCATCTGGAAGTTATACAAGATCAAAAAACCGTCATGCAAAAGCCATTAAAATGGTTTTCGACAAAGATCTTGTTAGATAA
- a CDS encoding polyprenyl synthetase family protein, whose translation MLPISEYQEQFLIYLKSQNIDKEPKNLYQPIDYILQLGGKRMRPVLTLLTADIFDIDYKLALPAAMAVEVFHNFSLVHDDIMDDAPLRRGKVTVHEKWNVNTGILSGDAMLILAYQYFENYQPETFRKLAKLFSKTALEVCEGQQYDVDFETRNDVTIPEYLKMIEYKTAVLVAAAMKMGAIVARSSKENRSLIYDFGLNLGLAFQLQDDYLDAFGNPETFGKQVGGDIIENKKTYLYLKALEFSKPAEKEQLLQLFSTKLDDNTDKIAAVKEIFNATGASKATQKAIEEYTLEAFEILEQMKISDDKKAILKSFGENLMERKV comes from the coding sequence ATGCTTCCCATTTCCGAATATCAAGAACAATTTTTAATTTATTTGAAAAGTCAAAATATTGACAAAGAACCCAAAAATCTCTACCAACCCATAGATTACATTTTGCAGTTGGGCGGCAAAAGAATGCGTCCGGTTTTGACCTTGTTGACCGCCGATATTTTTGATATTGATTATAAATTGGCTTTGCCGGCAGCAATGGCAGTCGAGGTTTTTCATAATTTTTCCTTGGTGCATGACGACATTATGGACGATGCGCCTTTGCGAAGAGGTAAGGTTACCGTTCACGAAAAATGGAACGTCAACACCGGAATTCTCTCAGGCGATGCCATGTTGATTTTGGCCTACCAATATTTCGAAAATTACCAACCCGAAACCTTCCGAAAACTGGCCAAATTGTTCAGCAAAACGGCTCTCGAAGTTTGCGAAGGACAACAATATGACGTCGATTTCGAAACCCGAAACGATGTCACGATTCCCGAATATTTGAAAATGATCGAATACAAAACAGCCGTTCTCGTTGCCGCAGCAATGAAAATGGGTGCGATTGTGGCTCGTTCTTCCAAAGAAAATAGAAGTTTAATCTATGATTTCGGCCTTAATTTAGGTCTGGCGTTCCAGTTGCAGGACGATTATCTGGATGCTTTTGGCAATCCCGAAACCTTCGGAAAACAAGTGGGCGGCGATATCATAGAAAACAAGAAAACTTATTTGTACCTGAAAGCCCTGGAGTTTTCAAAACCAGCCGAAAAAGAGCAATTGTTGCAGTTGTTTTCAACCAAATTGGATGACAACACTGATAAAATAGCCGCCGTAAAAGAAATTTTCAATGCAACGGGAGCTTCAAAAGCCACCCAAAAAGCCATTGAAGAATATACATTGGAGGCATTTGAAATTTTGGAACAGATGAAAATTTCCGATGACAAAAAAGCGATATTGAAATCTTTTGGCGAAAACTTGATGGAAAGAAAGGTTTAA